Proteins co-encoded in one Haloarcula pelagica genomic window:
- a CDS encoding phage major capsid protein encodes MSAQRYGGMTGVRKQNEEALKDVAPADLSGGVMPRDLFEDWFRRVQDTSMLLDMVRTEILPRQKMELARIGVGERMRRGANTEEGTSNGSAEVNTDGIQMDAEKGVLNWDLPRETVEDTIGQVDEIVLDKMASQWSTDTQDLGINGNEDDSSGGASEAFLSQNDGWLKILDERSDTNTYDHQNGAIDTSLWHEARAALPNKFKRNQTVNSPVYMMNLSHIENYEYELTQREDPLGAAVLFSDDDMTPFNYDVYGFAAWPEDTALFTYPENLIYGVWQETEIEVLDATDKTAENDLFARYFMRTRDDFSVEDENGAVLINNLPSA; translated from the coding sequence ATGAGCGCCCAGCGGTACGGTGGGATGACCGGCGTCCGCAAGCAGAACGAAGAGGCGCTCAAGGACGTCGCGCCCGCCGACCTCTCCGGCGGCGTGATGCCGCGGGACCTCTTCGAGGACTGGTTCCGCCGCGTCCAGGACACGTCCATGCTGCTGGACATGGTCCGGACGGAGATCCTCCCGCGCCAGAAGATGGAGCTCGCCCGGATCGGCGTCGGTGAGCGGATGCGACGCGGCGCCAACACTGAAGAGGGGACCAGCAACGGCAGCGCTGAGGTCAACACCGACGGCATCCAGATGGACGCCGAGAAGGGCGTCCTCAACTGGGACCTGCCGCGCGAGACCGTCGAGGACACCATCGGTCAGGTCGACGAGATCGTCCTGGACAAGATGGCGTCGCAGTGGTCGACGGACACGCAGGACCTCGGGATCAACGGTAACGAGGACGACTCCTCGGGCGGGGCGTCGGAGGCGTTCCTCTCGCAGAACGACGGCTGGCTGAAGATCCTCGACGAGCGCTCGGACACGAACACCTACGACCACCAGAACGGCGCGATCGACACCAGCCTCTGGCACGAGGCTCGGGCAGCGCTGCCGAACAAGTTCAAGCGCAACCAGACCGTCAACAGCCCGGTCTACATGATGAACCTGTCGCACATCGAGAACTACGAGTACGAGCTGACCCAGCGGGAGGATCCGCTCGGGGCGGCCGTGCTGTTCTCGGACGACGACATGACGCCGTTCAACTACGATGTTTACGGGTTCGCGGCGTGGCCCGAGGATACGGCGCTGTTCACCTACCCCGAGAACCTCATCTACGGCGTCTGGCAGGAGACCGAGATCGAGGTGCTGGACGCGACCGACAAGACCGCGGAGAACGACCTGTTCGCGCGGTACTTCATGCGGACTCGGGACGACTTCTCGGTCGAGGACGAGAACGGCGCCGTCCTCATCAACAACCTGCCGAGTGCCTGA
- a CDS encoding XkdF-like putative serine protease domain-containing protein, whose product MPVQRDEQHYEKRVDYVAKDEDAQTATGVVMVPWTVDHHGDWERPETIEAFAAQFDAFIDAEQADGGILHSVWPSDWMTLERNEVLAEAEEIGGETVPEGAWVQSWGYHDDELWGLVEDDILGGHSIGAVSVDWSFSGEDPEDLPDEVDVPDEVDAVEYYELTDGIIQEVSAVDFPAVPDAQILTASKARAAAAEKRFAEHVGNPNGFIEEALERGHSEEAAQRMWDVVDRAINVDGAGEPGAKSKGRLTRAATTVLSALTGSDDGSTSEPPDASTAKDATGGETPDDGGTAAADDMSNKDDEPPEWAQTIIEQTKENSERLDEIQNADDDGDPLDDAPEWARAVVEQTQKNAERIDAISKQTGTTESQQLGGTEKGGGGDGGISERQAFFIPDSKLSKMQAAQGGRR is encoded by the coding sequence ATGCCAGTACAGCGCGACGAACAGCACTACGAGAAGCGCGTCGACTACGTCGCCAAGGACGAGGACGCCCAGACCGCGACGGGCGTCGTCATGGTCCCCTGGACGGTCGACCACCACGGCGACTGGGAGCGCCCGGAGACGATCGAGGCGTTCGCCGCCCAGTTCGATGCCTTCATCGACGCCGAGCAGGCCGACGGTGGGATCCTCCACTCGGTCTGGCCCTCGGACTGGATGACCCTCGAGCGCAACGAGGTGCTCGCCGAAGCCGAAGAGATCGGCGGCGAGACCGTCCCCGAAGGCGCCTGGGTCCAGTCGTGGGGCTACCACGACGACGAACTCTGGGGACTCGTCGAGGACGACATCCTCGGCGGGCATTCTATCGGCGCCGTCAGCGTCGATTGGTCGTTCAGTGGCGAAGATCCTGAGGACCTCCCCGACGAGGTGGATGTCCCCGACGAGGTCGACGCCGTGGAGTACTACGAGCTGACCGACGGCATCATCCAAGAAGTCAGCGCCGTCGACTTCCCGGCCGTCCCGGACGCCCAAATCCTGACTGCGTCGAAGGCACGAGCAGCGGCCGCCGAGAAGCGCTTCGCCGAGCACGTTGGCAACCCCAACGGCTTCATCGAGGAAGCGCTGGAGCGCGGCCACAGCGAGGAGGCGGCCCAGCGGATGTGGGACGTGGTCGACCGTGCGATCAACGTCGACGGCGCCGGCGAGCCCGGCGCAAAGAGCAAAGGTCGGCTGACGCGTGCGGCGACGACGGTTCTCAGCGCGCTGACCGGGTCCGATGACGGCAGTACGTCCGAGCCCCCGGATGCATCGACAGCCAAGGACGCCACCGGCGGCGAGACGCCGGATGATGGCGGCACAGCGGCCGCCGACGACATGAGCAACAAGGACGACGAGCCCCCCGAGTGGGCACAGACCATCATCGAACAGACCAAAGAGAACAGCGAGCGCCTCGACGAGATCCAGAACGCCGACGACGACGGCGATCCGCTGGATGACGCCCCCGAGTGGGCCCGCGCGGTCGTCGAGCAGACCCAGAAGAACGCCGAGCGCATCGACGCGATCTCGAAGCAGACCGGGACAACCGAGTCCCAGCAGCTCGGCGGCACCGAAAAGGGAGGCGGCGGCGATGGCGGCATCAGCGAACGCCAGGCGTTCTTCATCCCCGACAGCAAGCTCAGTAAGATGCAGGCCGCCCAGGGGGGTCGCCGATGA
- a CDS encoding phage portal protein, protein MTDSSDEESTRVSLSVSTPGNSGAMEKATETTQLDERRIATDVGRGIVPPYNPETLAAFQELNETHQACLRKKARYECGYGFDIVPHPSASDPDPDGDAYKTVDDFWHGSDSKWSIGPENTTVATPEEVLELSRLDYHGIGWASLEILVEGDGTPVGLAHVPSATTRVRKTTTEVETEDGETEEEIVSGHGYVQIRQGRRRYFGEAGDRYGDDPTFVDKETGEVADSADALPNGPANELIFVPNPSPISLYYGIPDWVAAMRTMAADEAAQEWNHDIFDNLGIPHYAIKVTGGTLTEDSKEELRELQENLKGESYRTAILEVEGFEFESDNPLDEGDPKDVNIEFEPLGATDSNDMEFQEFRERNEHEIAKVHEVPPILINVTSTSNRSNSQAQVQEFAEDVIAPEQAKFEARLYRILHQTALGVDDWTIDFELRGANRPQEEARTARAKIQAVRGAIPIDRALEMIGEDPLPDDHDVDGETLVANVGAEFEADSEASRSEDAPPKANKVGTRASLSVELDDPLSPEEVRTDMMAFESSNLVSGLYDRQTRDLYIRFHGDPVDRIYVYLDVPEETWQGLKNAESHGSYHHEHIKWDFVYEELTDTSGWPQIGASAPAPADD, encoded by the coding sequence ATGACTGATTCATCAGACGAGGAGTCGACGCGCGTCTCCCTTTCCGTCTCGACGCCCGGCAACAGTGGGGCGATGGAGAAGGCAACGGAGACGACACAGCTCGACGAGCGACGCATCGCGACGGACGTCGGCCGGGGGATCGTCCCACCGTACAACCCCGAGACGCTGGCCGCGTTCCAGGAGCTGAACGAGACGCATCAGGCGTGCCTGCGCAAGAAGGCCCGCTACGAGTGTGGCTACGGCTTCGACATCGTCCCGCACCCGAGCGCTAGCGACCCCGACCCGGACGGCGACGCCTACAAGACGGTCGATGACTTCTGGCACGGTTCGGACTCGAAATGGTCGATCGGGCCGGAGAACACGACCGTCGCGACGCCCGAGGAGGTCCTGGAACTCTCCCGACTGGACTACCACGGCATCGGCTGGGCCTCGCTGGAGATCCTCGTCGAGGGCGACGGCACGCCGGTCGGGCTGGCACACGTTCCGTCGGCGACCACTCGGGTCCGCAAGACGACCACGGAGGTCGAGACCGAAGACGGCGAGACAGAAGAGGAGATCGTCAGCGGGCACGGCTACGTCCAGATCCGGCAGGGGCGCCGGCGCTACTTCGGCGAAGCCGGCGATCGCTACGGCGACGACCCGACGTTCGTCGACAAAGAGACTGGCGAGGTCGCGGACAGTGCCGACGCGCTCCCGAACGGCCCGGCCAACGAGCTGATCTTCGTGCCGAACCCCAGCCCGATCTCGCTGTACTACGGGATCCCGGACTGGGTCGCAGCGATGCGGACCATGGCCGCCGACGAGGCCGCCCAGGAATGGAACCACGACATCTTCGACAACCTGGGGATCCCTCACTACGCGATCAAGGTCACCGGTGGGACGCTCACCGAAGACAGCAAGGAAGAACTCCGCGAGCTGCAGGAGAACCTCAAGGGCGAGTCCTACCGGACGGCCATCCTTGAGGTCGAGGGTTTCGAGTTCGAGTCCGACAACCCGCTCGACGAGGGCGACCCCAAAGATGTGAACATCGAGTTCGAACCGCTGGGGGCAACCGACTCCAACGACATGGAGTTCCAGGAGTTCCGCGAGCGCAACGAGCACGAGATCGCGAAGGTCCACGAGGTCCCGCCGATCCTCATCAACGTCACCAGCACGTCCAACCGCTCGAACTCCCAGGCGCAGGTCCAGGAGTTCGCCGAGGACGTGATCGCCCCCGAGCAGGCAAAGTTCGAGGCGCGACTCTATCGCATCCTCCATCAGACCGCACTCGGCGTCGACGACTGGACGATCGACTTCGAGCTGCGGGGCGCGAACCGTCCACAGGAGGAGGCACGGACGGCGCGGGCGAAGATCCAGGCCGTCCGCGGCGCGATCCCAATCGACCGGGCGCTGGAGATGATCGGCGAGGATCCGCTGCCCGACGACCACGACGTCGACGGCGAGACGCTGGTCGCCAACGTCGGCGCCGAGTTTGAGGCCGACTCGGAGGCCAGCCGCTCCGAGGATGCGCCACCGAAGGCCAACAAGGTCGGCACGCGGGCCAGTCTCTCGGTCGAGCTGGACGACCCGCTGTCGCCTGAGGAGGTCCGGACGGACATGATGGCCTTCGAGAGTAGCAATCTCGTCTCCGGGCTGTACGACCGCCAGACACGGGACCTCTACATCCGGTTCCACGGCGACCCCGTCGACCGGATCTACGTCTACCTCGATGTCCCCGAGGAAACCTGGCAGGGCCTGAAGAACGCCGAGAGTCACGGCTCCTACCACCACGAGCACATCAAGTGGGACTTCGTCTACGAGGAGCTGACCGACACGAGCGGCTGGCCCCAGATCGGGGCGTCGGCGCCGGCCCCAGCTGACGACTGA
- a CDS encoding phage tail tube protein: MTGAGAASLAFVKSDGFMSVPGSPNYYSPGRNPTVEELTLERVLTRMRTEDNAEAVDSLAQNLEGSFGLSWTMSNDTHGNIRDIVFNDGGNGFTSGRAALSRWYVGTEYLPTPSDPPSVRERVLKGCIPLEYSQTYTQGGEIRESLTMGYADEERNTSITPTGVSRATNGNDVPFHGCQLDADGAQVSLLQSATLSISNMYRFYRDETPTPADATLAAPTTTLELEAIYDEQQDTQLGIAYGSTSSPTSTQDRLEAIPLTLSYDVQGNTVAEYSLPSCKPQSTSWNSLIDGENNLTQSQTFHVNGGVSIA, translated from the coding sequence ATGACGGGCGCCGGCGCCGCGTCACTCGCGTTCGTCAAAAGCGACGGGTTCATGAGCGTTCCCGGCTCGCCCAACTACTACTCCCCCGGCCGCAACCCGACCGTCGAGGAGCTGACGCTGGAGCGCGTCCTCACTCGGATGCGGACCGAGGACAACGCCGAGGCCGTCGACTCGCTCGCACAGAACCTGGAAGGGTCGTTCGGCCTCTCGTGGACGATGTCGAACGATACGCACGGCAACATCCGTGATATCGTGTTCAACGACGGCGGCAACGGGTTCACGAGCGGGCGAGCGGCACTGAGTCGGTGGTACGTCGGGACGGAGTACCTCCCGACGCCGTCGGACCCGCCAAGCGTCCGCGAGCGCGTGCTCAAGGGGTGCATCCCACTGGAGTACTCCCAGACCTACACCCAGGGCGGCGAGATCCGAGAGAGTTTGACCATGGGCTACGCCGACGAGGAGCGCAACACGTCGATCACGCCGACCGGCGTCTCGCGGGCGACCAACGGCAACGACGTGCCGTTCCACGGCTGTCAGTTGGACGCCGACGGTGCCCAGGTCTCCCTGCTCCAGTCGGCGACGCTATCGATCAGCAACATGTACCGGTTCTATCGCGACGAGACGCCGACACCCGCCGACGCGACACTGGCCGCGCCGACCACAACGCTGGAGTTAGAGGCGATCTACGACGAGCAGCAGGATACTCAGCTCGGGATCGCCTACGGCAGCACCTCCTCGCCGACCAGCACGCAGGATCGGTTGGAGGCGATCCCGCTGACGCTCTCGTACGACGTTCAGGGTAACACGGTCGCCGAGTATAGCCTCCCGTCGTGCAAGCCCCAGAGCACGTCGTGGAACAGCCTTATCGACGGCGAGAACAACCTCACGCAGTCCCAGACGTTCCACGTCAACGGCGGGGTGAGCATCGCATGA